From a region of the Nonlabens sp. Hel1_33_55 genome:
- a CDS encoding serine hydrolase domain-containing protein, which translates to MRTFKYIGLVVLAIIIWTAFIGYGTMDGFLLRSITSEDTSEAFIEAAQEKIEEDFVGNFAMMLIEDGEVAKTHFYSVDQPVNENTVFPVASISKWVTSFGIMKLVEQGKLDLDKPVDDYLTRWQLPESDFDNNKVTIRKLLSHSSGLVDDLGYNGFEPNEKVQTIEESLTKASDTDYSDGVAIVGYEPGSQYMYSGAGYTILQLLIEEITDLSFQEYMTKVVFQPLQMNNSTFVISEKPNLKLAPIYKNDGTTRPMNTFTALAAASLFTTTADLSKFVQASVSSNPVLRAETIATMIEPETFINEMGVYGLGPHLYSQNATDSKVIGHDGSGNDAINTAARIDLMSKDGIIILETGSYDIASSLADEWLFWKAGIADYVVIQRNKTFLFLLLGIGVIVIIGISIFIFKRNNRKRRLV; encoded by the coding sequence ATGAGAACCTTCAAATACATAGGTCTTGTTGTACTAGCCATTATCATCTGGACCGCCTTTATTGGTTACGGAACCATGGATGGATTTCTACTAAGATCGATCACATCAGAAGATACTTCAGAAGCATTTATTGAAGCGGCACAAGAAAAGATAGAGGAAGACTTTGTCGGCAATTTTGCGATGATGCTCATAGAAGATGGAGAGGTCGCAAAGACCCATTTCTATTCTGTTGATCAACCTGTCAACGAGAACACTGTTTTTCCTGTGGCTTCCATTAGTAAATGGGTCACTTCGTTTGGAATCATGAAATTGGTCGAGCAAGGCAAGTTGGATCTTGACAAACCAGTCGATGATTACCTCACCAGATGGCAGTTACCAGAAAGCGATTTTGACAACAACAAAGTTACCATTAGGAAATTATTGTCTCATTCCTCAGGATTGGTGGATGACTTGGGTTATAACGGGTTTGAACCTAACGAAAAAGTCCAGACCATCGAAGAATCACTCACCAAAGCATCAGATACTGACTATTCTGACGGCGTTGCCATTGTTGGGTATGAACCAGGAAGCCAGTATATGTATTCCGGTGCTGGATATACCATCTTGCAATTGTTGATTGAGGAAATTACGGATTTATCTTTTCAGGAGTATATGACCAAAGTGGTGTTTCAACCCTTGCAAATGAACAACTCCACATTTGTAATTTCAGAAAAGCCCAATCTTAAACTGGCGCCCATCTATAAAAATGATGGAACAACCAGACCGATGAATACTTTTACCGCTTTGGCAGCAGCTTCACTATTTACCACGACTGCAGATCTGTCCAAATTTGTTCAAGCTAGTGTGTCTAGCAATCCAGTGTTAAGAGCAGAAACTATTGCTACTATGATTGAGCCAGAAACCTTCATTAATGAGATGGGAGTTTACGGATTAGGTCCGCATTTGTACAGCCAGAATGCTACAGACTCAAAGGTAATAGGTCACGACGGTAGCGGCAACGATGCGATCAATACCGCCGCTAGAATCGACCTAATGTCCAAAGATGGCATCATCATTTTAGAAACAGGTAGTTATGATATTGCCTCATCTCTCGCCGATGAGTGGTTGTTCTGGAAAGCAGGAATCGCAGATTATGTCGTGATCCAACGTAATAAAACCTTCTTGTTTCTTTTATTGGGAATTGGGGTTATAGTTATCATCGGGATTTCCATATTTATTTTCAAACGAAATAATAGAAAACGCAGGCTGGTATAA